The following proteins are co-located in the bacterium genome:
- a CDS encoding zinc ribbon domain-containing protein, whose amino-acid sequence RIAIKNPIFGGGRAAVEARVQLNPGETQRLVYRGPLTIFQAGKIERLDAPTQPAPAPTPAPATQPAYAAPTAPAAPAAAASRCAGCGAPLPAGGRFCAACGKPATRGAVCPNCNSPLGAGRFCTVCGFRLQS is encoded by the coding sequence CGGATCGCGATCAAGAACCCGATCTTCGGCGGCGGACGGGCCGCGGTCGAGGCGCGGGTGCAGCTGAACCCCGGCGAGACGCAGCGGCTGGTCTATCGCGGCCCGCTGACCATCTTCCAAGCGGGGAAGATCGAGCGCCTCGACGCTCCGACGCAGCCCGCGCCCGCCCCAACGCCCGCCCCCGCAACGCAGCCCGCTTACGCCGCGCCGACCGCGCCCGCGGCGCCCGCCGCGGCCGCGAGCCGCTGCGCCGGCTGCGGCGCGCCGCTGCCCGCCGGCGGCCGTTTCTGCGCGGCGTGCGGCAAGCCGGCGACGCGCGGCGCGGTTTGCCCCAACTGCAACAGCCCGCTGGGCGCCGGGCGTTTCTGCACCGTCTGCGGGTTCCGCCTGCAGAGCTGA